The sequence GCTATTATGATAAAATTAAACATAAACGACGAAGTTTCGTGGTTAAGAGCCGTAGTACTTGGAAGAGCAGACAGTAATGGCCCAGTACCAAAACTTGAGGATGCCTACGATCCTAAATCTGCCGAGCATATAAAAGCTGGAACATATCCCAAAGATGAAGACATGGTTAAGGAAATGGCCGCAGTTGCTGCTGTTTTCAAAAAATACGACGTAAAGGTTTTTAGACCAGATTCTATAAAAGATTACAACCAAATTTTCTCGCGCGATATTGCTTTTGTAATTGAAGACAAATTTATAAAAGCCAATATACTCGACGATAGAAGTAAAGAAATAGATGCTATTCATTCAGTCATTGAAGAAATAGATCCGTCCAAAATTATTGAATTTCCTGAAGATGCACATATTGAAGGTGGTGATGTAATGCCGTGGGGAGATTATATTTTTGTAGGCACTTATTATGGAGAAGATTACTCTAGTTTTATAACTGCACGTACAAATATGAAAGGTGTTAATCATCTTCAAAAGCTCTTTCCACATAAAAAAGTGAAGCCATTCAGCTTGAGAAAAAGCAACACGGTTGCTGAAGATAATGCCCTGCATTTGGATTGTTGTTTTCAGCCTTTGGGGAAAGGAAAAGTAATCATTCACAAGGAAGGATTTTTAGTGAAAGAAGAATATGAATGGCTTATTGATTTCTTCGGAAAAGCCAATTGTTTTCATATTACAAAGCAGGAAATGTACAATATGAATAGTAATATATTTTCTATTTCTCCCGATGTTGTCATCTCAGAAAAAAACTTTACTCGCTTGAATACTTGGCTTCGTGAACAAGGTTTTATCGTGGAAGAAGTTCCTTACGCTGAAATCTCTAAACAAGAGGGTTTACTGCGCTGCACTACTATGCCTTTAGTGAGAGATTAGCTTAAAATTTTAGTTCTCAAGAGTCTATTTTTCAAATTTCAGGAAGTGTGCAATTTTTAAGCAATTGTAACTAATTGTTATTCCTATTAATAATTGTTACAAAGCCTTATTTAACACAAAAACCGCTACCACTTTCACAAAAAATTAGTAAACTTGGCGTAGCAAAATTTTAACACTTTGAAAAGATTTAACTCCCTAGCTTTTTTATTGCTGTTTTTAACAGCTTTTCCAACACTTACTGCACAACAGAAAGACATAACTCTTGAAGAAATTTGGAGCGGAGCTTTCCGAACCCAAGGTTTGGATGTTCTTCGTTCTTTAAACAATGGTAAGGAATACGCTGTTTTGAATTACGATAGACAAAACAAAGCTTCAACCGTTGATGTTTTCGACTATAAGAGCGGGGAAAAGGTTCGGACGCTTCTTAATAGTAAAGATTTAAAAGGAATAGATTTCGTTATTTCCTATGAATTCAATAAAGACGAAACGAAAATCCTTTTTTCAACTGAATTGAAGCAAATCTACCGTCGTTCTTCCCTTGGAACCTATTATGTTTATGATGTAAAAACTAAGGATTTTAGTCTAGTTTCAACTAATAAAATTCAAGAACCTACTTTCAGCAATGATGGTAGCAAGATTGCTTATGGTTTTGAAAACAATCTTTATATTAAAGATTTGACTTTAGATGAAACCAAAAAAATAACCACAGATGGCAAGAAGAACAGCATCATCAACGGTATTACAGATTGGGTTTATGAAGAAGAATTCGCCTTTGTTCGCGCTTTTGAATGGAGCAAAAACGGCGATAAACTTGCTTACATAAAATTTGACGAAACCGAAGTTCCAGAATACACTATGGATATATATGGTACTGATTTGTATCCTACTGCCGATACTTTTAAATATCCGAAAGCTGGCGAAAACAATTCCAAAGTTTCCTTGCAACTTTATGATTTAAGCAGCGGAAAAACTTCTGAAGTAGATCTTTCAAAATACAATCGTTACTACATTCCTAGATTGCTTTGGACGGAAGATAACAATCGGTTAAGTGTACAATTGACCAACCGTCATCAAAATGTGTTGGATTTGGTTTTTGTGGATGCCTCTAATAATACTTCAAAATTGATTCTAGAGGAAAAAGATGCTGCTTATGTAGATGTGACAGACAACTTAACTTTCCTTAATAACAACAGTTTCTTTTGGACCAGTGAAAAGGATGGTTGGAACCATATTTATCAGTACGACAAAAACGGAAAATTGTTAAACCAAGTTACCAAAGGTCCTTGGGAAGTTACCAATTATTACGGTTTCGATCAAAACACTGGAAGAGTTTATTATCAAAGTACAGAGAACGGAAACATAAATCGTGATGTATATTCCATTCTTCCTTCGGGAAAAAATAAAGTGAGATTATCTCAGAAAACTGGAACAAATGCTGCAGATTTCAGTGCGGACTACACATATTATATTGGTTCTTTTTCAGATGCCAATACGCCATATGTTTTTACGCTTAATGAAGCAAAAACAGGAAAGCAACTTCGTGAAATAAAAAATAACAACGATTTAAAGAATCGTTTATCTTCCTATAGAATTTCCCCCAAAGAGTTTTCAACCATAAATATAAATGGTGAAGACTTGAATATGTATATGATAAAGCCCTTGGATTTTGATGAAACAAAGCAATATCCACTGTTTATGTTTCAATATTCTGGGCCAGGATCGCAGCAAGTTGCGAATAGTTGGATAGGTTCGAATGATTACTGGCACCAAATGCTAGCAAACGATCAAGATATTATAATCGCTTGCGTGGACGGTCGTGGAACAGGGTATAAAGGAAGAGATTTCAAAAAAATGACTCAGAAAGAATTGGGTAAATATGAAGTGGAAGACCAAGTAGCAGTTGCAAAAAAACTAAGTGAGTTACCATACATTGATGCTTCAAGAACAGGAATTTGGGGTTGGAGCTATGGTGGTTTTATGTCTTCAAACGCATTGTTTCAAGCGCCTGATACTTTTGAGATGGCCATTGCCGTTGCTCCCGTTACAAGCTGGAGGTTTTATGACAGTGTTTATACCGAGCGTTATATGCAAACTCCGCAAGAAAATGCTTCGGGATATGATGAAAATTCACCGCTTTCGCACGTTAATGGATTAAAAGGAAAATTTCTATTGGTTCACGGCACTGCGGATGATAATGTACACGTACAAAACAGCATGCGCTTGATTGAAGCTTTAGTACAAGCTAATAAAAAGTTTGACTGGCGCATTTATCCTGATAAAAACCACAGTATTTATGGTGGAAATACACGTTTGCATCTTTATACTTTAATGACCGATTATATTAAAACGAACTTATAACAATCAACACTAACTAATTAATAATTAATAATTCAATCTTATGTCAGAATCACTTCAATATCAAAAACAAAAGGAATTATTCGGTCATCCGGTAGGTCTTTACATTCTGTTTTTTACCGAAATGTGGGAACGTTTTTCCTACTATGGAATGCGCGCCATTTTGGTGCTTTATTTGGTAGCTGAAGCATCTAGCGGTAACCCAGGTTTGGGTTGGACTAATGGTGATGCGCTTTCGCTTTATGGAACGTATACAATGTTAGTTTATGTAGCTTCCATTCCAGGAGGTTGGATTGCGGATAAATTTTTAGGACAAAAACAGTCTGTACTTGTTGGTGGAATATTACTTGTTGCAGGTCACGGAATTCTTTCTATTCAGGCAATGTGGGCATTTTACACAGGTCTTGGTCTCATCATTGCTGGTGTAGGAATGCTAAAGCCCAACATTTCAACAATGGTTGGAGGTCTTTACAAGGCTGGGGATATTAGAAGAGACAAAGGTTTCACCATATTTTATATTGGTATAAACGTTGGCGCTTTCCTTTCAAGTTTAATTGTAGGATATGTAGGTGAAGTTTACGGATGGCATTATGGTTTTGGACTTGCAGCAATAGGAATGCTTTTAGGTTTAATTCAATATTTGGCAGGACAAAAACATTTGAAATATGTAGGGAATAATACAAATAAATCAATGGATCCTGAAGAAAAAGCGGCAATGCAAAGACCACTTTCAAAAATTGAAAAAGATAGAATGATTGTATTGTTTATTTCTTTCATTCTGGTAATTGTATTCTGGGGAGCTTTTGAACAAGCAGGAGGTTTAATGAATATTTATGCTTCTGAAAAAACCAACAGAATGCTTATGGGTTGGGAAGTACCAGCTTCTTGGTTTCAATCTTTGAACGCCCTTTTCATTATTCTTTTAGGAACAAGTGTTGCAGCTTATTGGGCGCATAGAAAACTGAAAGGAAAGATTTCAACTTCTCTCTTTAAAATGTGTATAGGGTTGATAATTATGGGTGCCGGTTTCTTCTTTATGACAGGTGCTGCTGCACAGTTTAATAGTGAAGGCTCTTCTGCAATGTACTGGTTGGTTGCTGCTTACTTATTTCATACAGTTGGAGAATTATGTTTGTCGCCAGTTGCACTTTCCTATATTACCAAATTGGCACCGCTAAAATATGCTTCTCTTATGATGGGGGTTTATTTTGCAATGACTGGTTTTGGAAATAAAGTAGCTGGATTGCTTGGAGAATCTGCTTCAGATTTAGGAGAATATACAGTTTTTACAGGAATTGCAATTTTCTGTGTGGTCTTCGGATTATTGGTAATGTTAGTTAGAAAGAAATTGGAAAACCTAACCCACGGCGCAGAAGACAACGAACGTGAAATTGATGACGACAATGAGCCATATGAATTGGCAGATCCAGATTTCAACAAAGCCTAAATAACTTCAGAAATATTTTTAAACAAAACATAGACCAATGAATACCGATATAGAAAATCTGTTTAAAGACAAAGTTTTAGGACATCCCGCGGGACTTTTTATACTTTTCTTTACTGAAATGTGGGAGCGTTTTTCGTTCTACGGAATGCGAATTCTTTTAGTGCTATTTTTAACGGCGCCGCTGTTGAGTGACAATCCTGGTTGGGATTGGCCAAGAGAGCACGCACTAGCGCTAATTGGAACCTACGCTTCACTTTTATACTTAACTCCGATTATTGGTGGATGGATAGCAGATAAAATTACTGGCTATAGAATGGCGGTAGTAATTGGTTGTATAATTATGACTTTAGGCCACGCTTCTATGGCTGTGGAAACAACTGCTTCCTTTTATTTAGGACTTGCACTTTTAGTTATTGGAACAGGTTTCTTTAAGCCGAATATCACTTCTATTATTTCTGAAATGTATAAAGGCAAAGAGTCTAAAAAAGATGGTGCTTACACTATTTTCTATATGGGTGTTAACGCAGGTGCTTTCTTTGGAATGATGCTTTGCGGTTACTTAGCCGAAAATTATGGTTGGTCTTGGGGCTTTGGTCTTGCTGGTATTTTTATGTTCTTTGGAATGCTTCAATTTCTTTTGGCAGGTAAAATATTTGGTGACATTGGTGCAAAACCTACCAAAATACACGAAGTTGAAATACCACAAAATATAAATGAAAAAGCGCCAGAACTTCGTGAAGACGGAATAGAAGAAGCACCAATCAAGTTGAACCCTTTCACGATGTTTGACTATGTTTTAATTGTTCTATCATCTGTTGGAGGTTTATTGTATCTCTTCAACGACCCATTAGAGAAAATCTATGATACCTCGTTAGTTCCTTTTGAGATTGGCGGAATGAGCGGAACAAACATTGTGGTTCTCGCTGCATTAGCAATGTTCCTAATATTATTGATTACGCGTATTGCACGTTATTTACCAATTGTTCGAGATAGATTAATAGCTGTTTCAATCTTCGGATTATTCACTGTTTTCTTTTTTGCCTTTTTTGAACAATCATTAGGTTCCATGACGCTTTTTGCTCAGGATTATACCGATAGAAATCTAACTGGTGACTCCGCTATTATTTTCAAAGTTATAGATGCTTTACTAACTACGGTTCCTTTAATTATAATCTCGTATGTAATATTTTTGCTGGTTAAGAAAACGCATAACAGGATTGCACTCTCCAACGTTGCGCTTGTACTTGCTTTTATAGGTATTTGGGGGCTTGTTATTTTTAGATTAATGGATAAGTTTGCTCAAACGGAATTGGAAGTGGATGCCACTTGGTTTGGTATTCTAAACTCCTTCTTCATTATTACTTTGGCTCCTATATTCTCAAAATGGTGGGAAAGCAAATATAACCCAAGTGCAGCCGTAAAATATGGAATCGGACTAATTATGTTAGGCTTAGGCTTTGCAATACTTTCATATGGAGCGTCAGATATTCCTCCAGGCGCAATGACTGCGAAAGTGAGTATGATATTCCTAATTTTGGCGTATTTGCTTCACACAATGGGCGAGCTTTGCCTTTCTCCTTTAGGATTGTCTTATTTAAGTAAATTGGTGCCAGCACGTATGATTGGCTTTATGTTTGGAGTTTGGTATCTTGCCATTGCTGTAGGCCAAAAAGCTGCAAACACGATGGGCGGAATGATTGATAAGATTTCAGCAGAATATTCTATGGGAACTTTCTTTTTAATATTTACCTTAATACCAATTGCTGTAGGGATCGTTTCAATGTTGCTAAATCCTGTTTTGAAAAAATTAATGCACGGTATTCGTTAATATACAATACTTTATATAATAAAAGCGTTCCTTTTTGTGGAACGCTTTTTGTTTTGTTATTTTTGAACTTATAAAAAAAAAGAAATTCGATGAAAAATATTTTACTACTTGCTTTGCTTTTGGTTTTTGGTGTCGCTAATTCACAAGAAATTAAATGGATGACGATGAATGAAGCTATTGCAGCGCAAAAGAAAGAGCCTAAAAAGATTTTTATGGACGTGTACACCACTTGGTGCGGTCCCTGCAAAATGCTTGATAAAAATACTTTTTCAGACAAAAATGTTGCTGCCTATGTAAACAAACACTATTACGCCGTTAAGTTTGATGCTGAAGGAACGGAGGAAATAGATTATCAAGATTTTGTTTATACAAATCCTAATTACGATCCAGCGAGAAAAGGAAGAAACTCCCAACATCTGTTTGCTCACGCAATGAAAGTGACTGCCTATCCAACGGTTGTTTTCTTCAAAGATAATGGAGATATAATTCAGGCAGTTCCAGGCTACAGAACACCGCCACAACTGGAGCTTTTCCTAAAAATGATACAGTCTGATGATTATTTGAAAGTTACAACAGCAGAGGCTTGGGAAGAATATCAAAAAAACTTTAAACCTACATTTTAGAATAACTATTTAGGTTTCATATTCTGGTTATTCTATTGAGAAAGCTCCTTGTTTGGCGGTATAGCTAAACGGGAGCTTTTTTAATTTGCAGGATTGTTCCCAGCGTTTCACATAAGTAAAATAATTACTTCCATCCGCCACAATTTGCTTTGGTTTTAAGCTATCAATAAGTCGGTTGAGGTTTATTTTTGGGCTGTTTGTTAGCAAAAGTGTGTGAATATCATTTCGCTTCGGATAGATTCCCAAACTATCCAAGATCAATATATTCTTGTTGTTATATTGAAAAACTTGAGGCAGCTTTTCTTCGGAATAAGTAGTGATATTCGCAGCTTCCCTAAATGATTTTAAAGGATAAGTTTCGAAAATATTCTTAGATGAATCATTTTTAAAAACAATCAACTTCTTTCCGTTTTTATAACCAAGCAACGTCAGTTTGCTTTTCTGAAAAACAACAAGCTGGTTCCCCGAAGTTTTGAATTCATCATAAATAAAAATCGTTATAAGTATTGAAATTGCTAAAAGTGAAATGACGAATCTGTGATAATTCATTTTCTTCAGAAATAGCGCTAAGGCAATTATCAAAAGATAAACTCCAAGAACCTTCAAGGTAGAAAAGTGTATATTTTTGAATAGAAATTCATCCTGCACCGCGACCCAATGAATAAAACCGTTTAGCCATTCAATTAAAAGATTATAGCTGTTCGCAAGCCAATCGGGAAGATAATTAAAGGCTGCTAAAACCACGATTATAATTCCACCAAACATCAGTATTGTTAAACACGGAAGCACTACAATATTAGTCAACAAGAACAACCCCGGAAATTGATGAAAATAGTAAAGACTCAGCGGTAAAACCCCAATTTGAGCAGAAAGCGTAACTGCAACAATAGTCCAGGCTTTACGCACAATCCAGTATTTTGAATAGCCGATTTTGTAAAAAAGCGGTTGTAACCAAACAATAAAGAATACAGCCAAATAACTCAACTGAAACCCAACCTGAAACAGCCAGAATGGATTAATAATTAGCAAGGTTAAAAACGAAAGAAACAAAGTGTTTATGGAATTGGTTTCCCTATTAAATAGTTTTGCCACTGCAAAAAAGCTGAACATTGTTACCGCACGAGTAACCGATGGCGAAAGTCCTGAAAGCAGTGCAAATCCCCAAAGCAACAACACAATTGAAATCGCTTGGAAATATATTGCAAATTTCCAACGAGCAATTGGTTTAAAAAGTAGGGTAAGAATATAAAACAAGATACCCACGTGCAGACCAGAAACCGCTAATATATGTACTGCTCCAGCAGCTGCATACTCATTGTAAAGATCCTTGTCAATGTCTCGCTTTTCGCCTAAAACAAGAGCTTGGATTATGGCGCGTTCGTCTGTTTTCAGTTTTGATTTTTTTAATTTTTCAACTATCGCAGCGCGTAAGTTTTGAGCTGTTCCTTTTAAGGTTGGGTTTCCTAAACTAGTTTCTAATATTTCTTTCTCTGAAATTCGTAATTGGTCATAAACTCCCAGCGATTTTATATATGCTGAATAATCGAATTGGTAAGGATTTAGCGGTTTCGGAATTTCGGAAATAGATGCGTAAACCAACAAAATTTCATCTGCTGTAAATGATTTGGACAATGAATCTTTTGAAATAGAAAGCAATATTTTACCATTCGTAGGTATGCCATTCTTGGCGTTCACATTAGCAAAATATTTAAAATTGAATTTATCTGCCTTTAATGTTTGTGTGATTTTAAGTTGAAGTAATTCAGAAGTTTCATCTGTAATAAAGTGCGAGTAATGTTTCTCCTGGAACTGCGGCAATCGAATTTGATAACTAAAAAAACCAATCGTAAAAAAGCAGATATAGGTAATAATTCCGAAGTAAACAGTTTGGATTAATTGCTTTCTGGCCCAAAGCCAAAAACCAAAGACACCTACTAAAAGAGCAAACAGAAAATTTAATGAAAGAGTGGAAATCGGGAAGAAGTGTGCTGCAAGAATACCCAACACCAAGAAAACCGAAAACTTTACAAACGCGAAGTTTATGAATTTCATGCCACAATACTTTAAGGTTATACTTAAAATTTATTGGGGAGGATGAATGATTATAATTTCAGGGAGGTGGGGTTTTGCCTGCTGTCCCAGATTCTTAATATTTGTATGTTTTCAATACTAACTTCGTTAAAAATCATATAATCCTTAACGATTATAAGTCTTATCTTTTCAGTATCCGTAGCTTTTCCAATTTCGGGATATTTTGCAATTCCGGCCACAGACTCCTTAAATAATTCGAACAATTTCAAACTGTAGGTATTGGATTGGTTCTTTTTCTCCAATAAGCCAAGATTTCTTTGCGATCGTAGTTAGCGGTTTGAGACCAAATTATTCTTTTAGCCATTTTTCAATTTCGGCATTTGCTTCCTCATTTGTTAAAAATCGGCCATTTCTATAGTCTTCTCTTGCTTCTTCAATAGCCGTAATTTGTGCTTCATTGAGTACATAAATTTCTTCGTTTGCATAAACATCTAGATGACGCATTACGTTCTCAAGAATCTCAGTGTCTTCGGTAGTATTGATTTTGACAATCAATTTTTTTTCATTTCCGCAGTTTCCATATCACAAAGTTTATTCTAAGGTACAAAAAAGTTTTTTATATAACTCTTCGAACCTCTACAAAAGCTTTTTTCCAATAAGCCTCGTCGAGCGATGAAATTATGACTCCGGCACTGGTTGAAGAATGAATAAATTTTACTTCACCTCGTTTTGCTTCAACCACCAAACCTACGTGGGTAATTACGTTTTTGCGGCTCGTTTTAAAGAACACCAAATCGCCTTCCTCAATATCTTTAAAGGAAATAAGGATTCCCTGTTTCGCCATATCCCGAGAGATTCGCGGTAGCGTTATGTTTTCCTTTTGAAAAGCGGTATAAACCAATCCGGAGCAATCCATTCCCGCTTCAGTCGTGCCGCCAAACTTATATCTCGTGCCTTCAAATGTTTTGGCGTAATCAATTATTTCCCTTTTTATTTCTTTTGGACTTTCTTCTGCGTTTTCAATCTCTACTTCTTCTTCCCTTTTGTTGTTCGTGATTTTAGTGTTATTGCGGGAATTTACTTTCCGAACCGATTTGGGCTTCGATTCATTTTTATTAACGATAACCTCAGGAACTTTATCCGTGTTTTTTGTACTTCCACAGGAAACTAGAAATAATGTAAAAAAGGAAAGAAGCAGCAGTTTTTTCATCAATAGAGAATAGAAGATTAATCTTTAAAAGTAATAAAAATTAGTTACTTCGTCTTTATAGTGGAATAGATTAGTTTGGCCGTATTTTCACTTGCACCCTTGCCACCAAGCGCTTTTTCAAGATCGTAATAGTCTAAAAACATAGTAGCGCGCTTGTAGGGTTCCAAAATGTTGGTCAATTCTTCCTTCAACCTCTTTTTGTTGAAGTCTGTTTGAATAAGCTCTGTAACAACCGTTTTGTTAAGAATTAAGTTCACCAATGAAATATAGTCCAACTTAATAACACGCTTGGCAATTTCGTAGGAAACTCGACTACCTTTATAGCAAACCACTTGCGGTACTTTAAATAGCGCAGTTTCCAGCGTGGCTGTACCAGAGGTAACCAAGGCAGCTTCCGAAATACTTAAAAGGTCATACGTTTTGTTAGTTACAAAATGCACATTCTTTGTAGTCAGAAAAGTTTCATAAAAAGATTTTTCCTGACTCGGCGCGCCTGCAATTACAAATTGATATTCCTTAAAATCTTTCGCCACAGAAATCATTATTTCAAGCATCTTTTTTATCTCCTGCTTTCTGCTTCCAGGAAGCAATGCTATTACAGGACGTTCATCTAGACCGTTTTCTTTTTTGAAGGTTTTTGGATTTACCTGCTTTTGGCTGTAAATAGCGTCAATCAATGGATGACCTACAAAATGTACTGGGAAATTATGTTTTTCTTCGTAAAAATCCTTTTCAAAAGGAAGGATTACATACATCTCATCCACATCGCGTTTTATTTCTTTTATGCGACCTTCCTTCCAAGCCCAGATTTGAGGTGAAATATAATAGTGTGTTTTAAAGCCTTTTTGACGCGCCCATTTGGCAATGCGAAGGTTAAAACCTGGATAATCTATGAAAATGATAACATCAGGATTGAAACTTTCAATATCTTTTTTGCAAAATTTAATGTTTTTAAGAATGGTTCCGAGGTTCAGAAGTACTTCAGCAAAGCCCATAAAAGCTAACTCGCGGTAATGTTTTACTTCAACGCCACCAACTTCGCGCATCAAATCGCCACCCCAAAAGCGGAAGTCTGCTTCGGTATCTTCTTTTTTTAAGGCTTTCATTAAATTGGCTCCGTGCAAATCTCCAGATGCTTCGCCTGCTATGAGGTAGTATTTCATTTAATCGATTTAAAATTCAACCCTTCGACTGCGCTCAGGGTGACAATATAGCTTGTCTTTATTCTTTTATCTTTGCTCTTTTTTCTATTTAATTACATTCTGCAGCAATATATCAAAAAACTCCGTCAAAGTCATTCCAGCTTCCCGAGCTTGCTTTGGAATGATGCTTTCTTTGGAAAGACCAGGATTGGTGTTTATTTCCAAGAAATAAGGTTTTCCTTTTTCTATGATGAAATCACTACGGGTTACACCTTTCATATTTAACAATTTATAAATACGTTTGGCTTCATGCTGAAGTATTTCAGTTTCTTTTTCTGAAATACGAGCAGGAGTTATTTCTTGTGATTTTCCGAGATATTTTGCTTCGAAATCAAAGAACTCATTTTCTGAAACAATTT comes from Aequorivita sublithincola DSM 14238 and encodes:
- the lpxB gene encoding lipid-A-disaccharide synthase, whose protein sequence is MKYYLIAGEASGDLHGANLMKALKKEDTEADFRFWGGDLMREVGGVEVKHYRELAFMGFAEVLLNLGTILKNIKFCKKDIESFNPDVIIFIDYPGFNLRIAKWARQKGFKTHYYISPQIWAWKEGRIKEIKRDVDEMYVILPFEKDFYEEKHNFPVHFVGHPLIDAIYSQKQVNPKTFKKENGLDERPVIALLPGSRKQEIKKMLEIMISVAKDFKEYQFVIAGAPSQEKSFYETFLTTKNVHFVTNKTYDLLSISEAALVTSGTATLETALFKVPQVVCYKGSRVSYEIAKRVIKLDYISLVNLILNKTVVTELIQTDFNKKRLKEELTNILEPYKRATMFLDYYDLEKALGGKGASENTAKLIYSTIKTK